A part of Aerosakkonema funiforme FACHB-1375 genomic DNA contains:
- a CDS encoding AbrB family transcriptional regulator, with product MTETATAPLTGKALLQKVKELSHLPRRETAKRCGYYSVSKNNQARVNLTDFYDALLAARGIPLDPEGAKDGRGREATYRVSVHKNGQIVIGSTYTESMGLKPGDEFEIKLGYKHIHLIQVDADKNGSRNGKVAAEEGEEGEEEE from the coding sequence ATGACTGAAACTGCAACAGCACCATTAACAGGAAAGGCACTTCTTCAAAAAGTAAAAGAACTTTCCCACTTACCCAGGCGCGAAACGGCAAAGCGCTGCGGGTACTACTCGGTATCGAAAAATAACCAGGCCCGCGTCAATCTGACAGATTTTTATGACGCTCTGTTGGCGGCGCGGGGTATTCCTCTCGATCCGGAAGGAGCGAAAGACGGTCGCGGTCGCGAAGCGACTTATCGAGTTAGCGTCCATAAAAACGGTCAGATTGTTATAGGCTCGACCTATACGGAGTCAATGGGATTAAAGCCCGGTGATGAATTTGAAATAAAACTGGGCTATAAGCACATTCACTTGATCCAAGTTGATGCAGATAAAAATGGGTCGAGGAATGGTAAAGTAGCAGCCGAGGAAGGCGAGGAAGGCGAGGAAGAGGAATAA
- a CDS encoding CPBP family intramembrane glutamic endopeptidase, giving the protein MLLFVAEAPALLRAIAFLLVWVICWLPIAIPIAIALKWHPPKPLEAKQKLPLLASLYLIAPLLLWGIAGVEGVSFSNYGITLNPRILFSMGLGLAGGAIGIAILFAIQWALGWVDWQIEKDTKLLQILLTTLLIGLWVSGTEELIFRGFLLNELQQDYSIWIAAIISSSIFALLHLVWEIRETLPQLPGLWLMGMVLVSARLVDNGSLGLAWGLHAGWIWGIATIDTAKLVKYTDKVSPWITGFWEKPLAGVMGILCLLATGLVLMRI; this is encoded by the coding sequence ATGCTATTATTCGTCGCTGAAGCTCCAGCACTTTTGAGGGCGATCGCTTTTTTGTTAGTATGGGTGATATGTTGGTTGCCCATAGCTATTCCTATAGCGATCGCACTCAAATGGCATCCTCCCAAACCATTGGAAGCAAAGCAAAAGTTGCCTTTATTGGCATCCCTTTACCTAATTGCGCCTCTATTATTATGGGGAATAGCTGGGGTGGAGGGGGTGTCTTTCTCAAATTATGGTATTACACTCAACCCTAGAATTTTATTTTCGATGGGGTTGGGTCTTGCCGGAGGTGCGATCGGTATTGCGATCCTATTTGCTATACAATGGGCGTTAGGCTGGGTTGATTGGCAGATAGAAAAAGATACAAAACTCTTACAAATTCTGCTCACTACCCTGTTAATAGGGTTGTGGGTAAGCGGGACAGAAGAGTTAATTTTTCGCGGTTTCCTGCTGAACGAACTTCAGCAGGATTATTCTATATGGATAGCAGCGATTATTTCCAGTTCGATATTTGCCTTGCTGCATTTGGTTTGGGAAATTCGGGAAACTTTACCGCAATTACCGGGACTGTGGTTGATGGGAATGGTATTGGTATCGGCGCGGTTAGTAGATAATGGTAGTTTGGGTTTGGCGTGGGGATTGCACGCGGGTTGGATTTGGGGTATTGCTACGATCGATACAGCTAAATTGGTTAAATATACTGATAAAGTTTCGCCTTGGATAACGGGTTTTTGGGAGAAACCTTTGGCGGGGGTAATGGGAATTTTGTGTTTGTTGGCAACTGGGTTGGTGTTGATGAGGAT